CTGGCCCAGGATCGCGTCGCCCAGGATCATCACCGGGGTGCGGAAGCGGAAGGCGATGTCGAAGGCCTCGCGGGTCAGGTCGTAGGCTTCCTGGCAGGTGGAGGGCGCCAGCACCGGGGTGCGGTAGTCGCCGTGGCCGCCGCCGCGCGTGGCCTGGAAGTAGTCGCCCTGGGCGGTGTTGATGTCGCCCAGGCCGGGGCCGCCGCGCATCATGTTCACCACCACGCAGGGTGTCTCGCTGGCCGCCATGTAGGAGAAGGACTCCTGCATGAGCGACACGCCGGGGCTTGAGGACGAGGTCATGGCCCGCGCGCCCGTGGCGGCCGCGCCCAGCACCATGTTGATGGCCGCCATCTCGCTCTCGGCCTGGACGAACGCGCCCCCGGCCTTGGGCAGATGCAGGCTCATGAACTCGGGAATCTCGTTCTGGGGCGTGATGGGGTAGCCGAAATAGCCCTTGAGCCCGGCGTCGATGGCCCCCATGGACACGGCCTCGTTGCCTTTGACGAAGATGCGGCCGTCGGCGCTCATCGGCTGGCCTCCTTGGCTTTGACGGTGCGCCAGACCACGATGGCCAGGTCGGGGCACATCTGGGCGCAGGCGGTGCAGCCGGTGCACTCTTCAGCGAGCTCCGGGGCGCACTCGGCCACCTTGTATCCTTGCGCGTTCATGCGCGCGGACTGGCGGAGTATGTTCTTGGGGCAGACAACGGTGCAAAGCAGACAGCCTTTGCAACGCTCCTCGTCGAGGACGATTCGTGACATCGGGCAGACTCCCTTGGTGTCGGGTTTGGCCGCGTCAGCGGATGAGCATGGCGTCGCCGTAAGAAAAGAAACGGTATCCCTCGAGCA
This genomic window from Fundidesulfovibrio soli contains:
- a CDS encoding 4Fe-4S dicluster domain-containing protein, with amino-acid sequence MSRIVLDEERCKGCLLCTVVCPKNILRQSARMNAQGYKVAECAPELAEECTGCTACAQMCPDLAIVVWRTVKAKEASR